Within the Dehalococcoidia bacterium genome, the region ATCTTCGACTCGAAGGTGCTGATCATCGGCGCCGGCGGGCTCGGTTCCCCCGTCGCCCTCTACCTGGCGCTGGCCGGCGTCGGCACCATCGGCATCGTGGACTTCGATGTCGTCGACCTGTCGAACCTGCAGCGCCAGATCCTGCACCAGAACGACGACATCGGAAAGCCGAAGGTGCAGTCGGCGAAGGAGACGCTGAACGCCTACAACCCGGACGTCAACGTCATCACGCATGGGGTGCCGCTGACCTCGGACAACGCCCTGGAGATCATTGGCCAGTACGACATCGTCGTGAACGGCGCCGACAACTTCGCCGTCCGCTATCTGGTGAACGACGCCTGCGTGTTCCTCAAGAAGCCGCTGGTCGACGGGTCGATCCTGCTCTTTGACGGCCAGGCGACCGTGTACTTGCCTGGCAAGGGTTGCTACCGCTGCCTCTACCCTGCCCCGCCGCCGCCGGGGATGGTGCCGTCCTGCGCCGAGGCCGGTGTGCTCGGCGCCCTCTGCGGCACCATCGGCTCGATCCAGGCTACGGAAGTCCTTAAGCTGATCCTCGGGATCGGGGACTCGCTGAACGGCCGCCTGCTCCTCTACGACGCCCTCGCCATGGAGGTGCGACAGGTGCGCATTCGGCGCGACCCCAACTGCGTGGTCTGCGGCGACAACCCCACGGTCACCGAGCTCATCGACTACGACGAGTTCTGCGGCACGGCGCCGGTGCACATCGAGCTCCCTGAGAGCGAGCAGAGGGCCAAAGAGAGCGCCAACGCAGCAACGATTGCCTAGGAGGAGCCTACCGCTTGACTGTCGAGGTAAAGGTCACGTCCGTGCTCCAGCGAATCGTCGGCGCCAAGTCCGTGGAGGGTGAGGGCAAGACGGTCGGCGAGCTGCTGGACAGCATCGAGAGGCGCTACCCGGGCTTCAAGAGCCAGATCACCCAGCCCGATGGCTCCCTCCACCGCTTCGTCAACATCTACATCAACGACGAGGACATTCGTTTCCTCCAGTCCCTCGAGACACCCGTGAAGGATGGAGACGTACTCTCCATCCTTCCCGCGCTGGCGGGCGGATAGGACATGGATTTGGGCTTTAGAGCCGGGGCCGTGGACGCGCGAGTCAGAGATGCCAACCCGCGCCCGCGCCCTATCGTCCAGATCCCAACCCCCCACCCATGACCCTCTACCGCTCCCTCCTGGACGCCGTCGGTAACACGCCCCTGGTCGAGTTGCCGAACCTCAGCCCGTCCGCCGACGTGCGCTTCTTCGCGAAGCTCGAAGGCTACAACCCTACCGGCAGCGTCAAGGACCGCATCGCAAAGTTCATGGTCGAACAGGCGGAGAGAGATGGAATCCTGAAGCCGGGCCAGAAGCTGCTCGAGCCAACCAGCGGCAACACCGGCATCTCGCTCGCCTTCGTCGCCAAGCTCAAGGGCTACAAGCTCACCGTCGTTTTGCCCGACAACGCCGGCGACGAACGCACCAACCTCCTGCGCTCCTACGGCGCCGAGATCATCTACTCGCCCGGCCTCAAGGGCACCAACGGCTCCATCGAGGTCGCCCGGGAAATCGCCGCCAGGGACCCGAGCTACGTGATGCTCTACCAGTACGGCAACCAGGCGAATCCCCGCGCCCACTACGAGACGACCGGCCCCGAGATCCTGCGCGACCTCCCCGAGGTCGACGTCTTCATCGCCGGCCTCGGCACGGGCGGCACCCTCACCGGCACCGGGCGCTATCTCAAGGACATGAAGCCCTCGGTGAAGGTAATCGCCGCCGCCCCCCATCCCGGCGACCTCGTGCAGGGCCTGCGCAGCCTGGAGGAAGGCTTCATCCCGCCCGTCTTCGACCCAACCGTCCTTGACGGCCGCATCGTAGTCGACTCCCGCAACTCGTTCGCCGCCACCAAGGAGCTATTGGAGAAGGAAGGCATCTTCGCCGGCATCTCCTCCGGCGCCGTCCTCCGCGTCGCCCAGCGCTACGCCACGCGCCTCGAGCGCGGCAACATCGTCATGCTCATGGCCGACGGCGGCTGGAAGTACCTCTCCACGAACCTCTGGACGACCGACTACTCAGACCTCCCCGCCGATATCGACTCGAAGGTCTGGTGGTGACGCCTCGCGCCCGGCCCCTAGCCTGAGCCCTGGCGCCCCGGGCTGTCGCATTGGCGCGGCTTGGAACCCCAGGGGTCGGTCCGCTGAGGTTGCTAGGCGGACAGCGTGATTACCACCAACCCCACCGCCAGCAACCCCACGCCGACCACCTCCAGCCCCGTCAGACGCTCTCGAAAGAATCGCCGCGCCACCGCCAGGCTGAACAGCAGCTCCACCAGCCCTAGCGTCCGCACGTGCGCCACCGGCTCGATCGCCATCGCCGTAAACCATCCCGCCGAAGCCGCCGTCCCCATGAACCCCGCGAACGCAGATGTCCTCCACTCGCGCGCCAGGGCCACGAGCACAGGCAGATTGCGCAGCAGAAGCCAGCCGCCGAGTAGCAGCACCTGTACGGTCTGCGCCCAGAGCAACGTGTACGCTGCCGCCAGCGCGTACGGCGCATCCAGTTCCAGCGCCGCGCCCCGGTAGCCGACCGCGGCCAGCGCGAACCCGGCCCCCGAGGCAAACCCGAGCAGGGCCGGGCGGCTCGCCCAACCCGTCACGAACGAGGCCAAGGGCCGCGACGGCTCCACCGGCGATAGCATCAGCACGCCCAGCGTTGCCAGCCCTACCGCCACCACCGTCGCCAGCGTCACCGGGTCCGCGAGGAACACGGCCGCGAACACCGTCACCTGAACCAGCTCCGTCTTCGAGTAAGCCACGCCCAGCCCGAAATTGCGGTCGGCCATCACCCTCAGGAGCAGCGCCGTGGCCACGATCTGGCAGGCGCCGCCCTCGACCACCCAGGCCACGAAGGCAGGACTGACGCCCGGTACGCTCGCCTCGCGGAGCATGAGGACCACGAGGAACCAGATCGCCGCGAAGGGGAGGCCGTACAGGAACCTGACGAGCGTCGCCCCCAGCGTGCCCACCTGGCCGACCAGGTGCCGCTGGGCGGCGTTCCGCAGCGTCTGGGCGAAACCCGCCCACACGGTCAGAGGTATCCAGAGCCACTCCGGCGCCAAGCGGACTGCCTTCCCAGAGCGACCGCCGGCCCGGCGGACATGATGTTGTGCCTCAGGCTACGCAAAGGCGCAAGCGCGCGGCAAGCGTCTCTGCGCCAGGCTTCCCCCTACCCCGCCTCGAGGCCAAGCGCGGGCCGTCACCCACCCTTAACGCATCGCGCCGATCCTGCGGCGTAGCCGTCAGCGGCCATCACTTAGGCTCGAAGCGTGGTCCGCATCCTCCATCGCCAGGCCCAGGGCCGGCGCCGGCCGCGTGTTGGCGTGGCCCTCGGCGCCGGCGGCAGCAAGGGCTTCGCCCACGTCGGCGTCCTCCGCGTCCTGCGCGACAATGGCATACCAGTCGACGTTGTGAGCGGCACGAGCATCGGCTCGATCATCGCCGCCCTCTACGCCGCCGGGTTCGACCTCGAACACATCCAGGAAGGCATGCGTGGCGCCGACCGCCACGTCCGCCGCTGGCGCATCTCCCGGGCCGCCGTCTGGAGCGACCGCGGCCTGCGGGAGCTCCTGGAGCAGGCCGGCGCCGAACTGCGCTTCGAAGACCTGTGGCTGCCGTTTGCCGCCGTCGCCACGGACCTGACGAAAGGCGCCTGCGTAACCCTCACGAGCGGCCCGCTCTGGCTCGCCGTCCAGGCGTCATGCGCCATCCCCGGCGTCTTCCCGCCGGTGCAGATCGACGGCAGTTACCTCATGGACGGCGGCATCTCCTGTCCCGTCCCCGTCGACGCCGCCCGTTCGCTCGGCGCCGACTTCGTTATCGCCGTCGACCTCAGCGAGGCTCCAGCTGAGGACGAGCCCGGGCCTCTTCCCTGGCCCCTGC harbors:
- a CDS encoding cysteine synthase family protein, with amino-acid sequence MTLYRSLLDAVGNTPLVELPNLSPSADVRFFAKLEGYNPTGSVKDRIAKFMVEQAERDGILKPGQKLLEPTSGNTGISLAFVAKLKGYKLTVVLPDNAGDERTNLLRSYGAEIIYSPGLKGTNGSIEVAREIAARDPSYVMLYQYGNQANPRAHYETTGPEILRDLPEVDVFIAGLGTGGTLTGTGRYLKDMKPSVKVIAAAPHPGDLVQGLRSLEEGFIPPVFDPTVLDGRIVVDSRNSFAATKELLEKEGIFAGISSGAVLRVAQRYATRLERGNIVMLMADGGWKYLSTNLWTTDYSDLPADIDSKVWW
- a CDS encoding EamA/RhaT family transporter, with the protein product MAPEWLWIPLTVWAGFAQTLRNAAQRHLVGQVGTLGATLVRFLYGLPFAAIWFLVVLMLREASVPGVSPAFVAWVVEGGACQIVATALLLRVMADRNFGLGVAYSKTELVQVTVFAAVFLADPVTLATVVAVGLATLGVLMLSPVEPSRPLASFVTGWASRPALLGFASGAGFALAAVGYRGAALELDAPYALAAAYTLLWAQTVQVLLLGGWLLLRNLPVLVALAREWRTSAFAGFMGTAASAGWFTAMAIEPVAHVRTLGLVELLFSLAVARRFFRERLTGLEVVGVGLLAVGLVVITLSA
- a CDS encoding patatin-like phospholipase family protein, with product MVRILHRQAQGRRRPRVGVALGAGGSKGFAHVGVLRVLRDNGIPVDVVSGTSIGSIIAALYAAGFDLEHIQEGMRGADRHVRRWRISRAAVWSDRGLRELLEQAGAELRFEDLWLPFAAVATDLTKGACVTLTSGPLWLAVQASCAIPGVFPPVQIDGSYLMDGGISCPVPVDAARSLGADFVIAVDLSEAPAEDEPGPLPWPLRGGRPHVMSVLGRVREIQRWQLHRYSLRAANVVIRPGLGRWHWRDFSRHADSYAIAGEQAALKALPSILELLRSGIPLMAAGSRPALQPA
- a CDS encoding ubiquitin-like small modifier protein 1 codes for the protein MTVEVKVTSVLQRIVGAKSVEGEGKTVGELLDSIERRYPGFKSQITQPDGSLHRFVNIYINDEDIRFLQSLETPVKDGDVLSILPALAGG